AGAGTTTGTCTATATCAGAAGACGTATTGCGCCTGATTTAGCAGAAAAAGTAAAAAAGCTTAATATCGCAGGTATTGCTTTGGAGCGTGACTATAAGCGATTTTACCCAGCTGGAGATGTTGTGTCTCATGTGGTTGGTTTTACTGGGGTTGACGGTAATGGGCAGGAAGGCTTCGAGCTTGTACGTAACGATGAGCTTGCTGGTTTAGCAGGCCAGCGCCGCGTTATTAAAGACAGGTCTGGTCAAATCGTTGAAGAGTTAGAGGTAGTCAGACAACCCAGTGATGGTAATGAGTTGGTTTTAAGTATTGATCGCCGCATCCAATATCTGGTCTTTAGAGAGCTATCTAAATCAATCGAATACTATAAAGCCAAAGCAGGTTCTGCAGTGGTGTTAGATGCCAAAACGGGCGAAGTACTGGCGATGGTTAATTTGCCAACTTACAACCCTAACAATCCAACCAATATAAAAGGTAAAACACGCAATCGCGCCTTAACTGATGTGTTTGAGCCTGGCTCAACGATGAAGCCCATAACCGCTGCCGCGGCTTTACAGTTTGGCGGGTATGTTGCAGAAACAAAAGTGGATACAGCGCCTGGGTATATGAAAATTGGACCGGCAACCATACATGATACGCATGCTTACGCAGAATTAACGGTGTCTGAAGTGGTGAAAAAGTCTTCTAATGTGGGGTCTGCAAAAATTGCGCTCAGTTTAGATAAAAAGAAATTATGGACAGTATTCAATCAATTGGGTTTTGGTGAGAAAACTGATATCGGTTTTCCAGGTGAAGTGCGTGGAAAGGTGCGAGATTATGAGACTTGGCGACCTATTGAGCAGGCAACGATGTCTTATGGGCATGGGATTAGTGTCACTTTATTACAGCTTGCCAGGGCCTATACGGTATTCGCAAATAATGGTGAATTAAAACCAGTATCATTAATTAAATTAGACGAGGCGCCCGAGGGGCAGTCGGTATTTTCTGCTGCCGTGGCAAATAGTGTCAAAGATATGCTGGAATTGGTGGTGCAAGATGGCGGCACTGGCACAAAAGCGCAAGTTACAGGTTATCGCGTAGCGGGTAAAACAGGCACTGCGCATAAATTAGGTGCAAATGGATATGAACGGGATAAATATGTAGGTTCGTTTGTTGGGCTTGCGCCTGCGTCCAATCCGCGTTTGATTATGGCGG
This region of Methylophilaceae bacterium genomic DNA includes:
- a CDS encoding penicillin-binding protein 2; this encodes MEFKRQQQQQLKALSLPEWRRRLLLIAVLFGFVLLLVKSVYLQSMNKDFLQKKGGDRYIRTLELQADRGKIKDRNGEILAGSSPVASVWVNPSVVQMSEKQKKALAELLDMRVAVIDQKISNKQKEFVYIRRRIAPDLAEKVKKLNIAGIALERDYKRFYPAGDVVSHVVGFTGVDGNGQEGFELVRNDELAGLAGQRRVIKDRSGQIVEELEVVRQPSDGNELVLSIDRRIQYLVFRELSKSIEYYKAKAGSAVVLDAKTGEVLAMVNLPTYNPNNPTNIKGKTRNRALTDVFEPGSTMKPITAAAALQFGGYVAETKVDTAPGYMKIGPATIHDTHAYAELTVSEVVKKSSNVGSAKIALSLDKKKLWTVFNQLGFGEKTDIGFPGEVRGKVRDYETWRPIEQATMSYGHGISVTLLQLARAYTVFANNGELKPVSLIKLDEAPEGQSVFSAAVANSVKDMLELVVQDGGTGTKAQVTGYRVAGKTGTAHKLGANGYERDKYVGSFVGLAPASNPRLIMAVMVDEPTNGQYYGGTVAAPIFSSVMSEVLRLLAIPQDAPNANVIVPKFADDDVQEMV